TGGCATTTAATCGAGTGTTTTCCTTTGGTCCGACGTTCCGTGCGGAAAAATCAAAAACGAGACGGCACTTAATCGAATTTTGGATGATAGAACCGGAAATGGCATTTGTTGATCATAATGAAAGTCTAGTTATCCAAGAGCAATATGTTACTCACGTTGTTCAGTCAGTATTAGAAAAATGTCAACTCGAACTTAAAGCATTAGGACGCAATACCAGCATTTTAGAAAAAATTCAGGCTCCATTTCCTAGAATTACGTATGATAAAGCAGTTGAAATGCTTCAAAAAGAAGGGCATGAAATTACGTGGGGAGAAGATTTTGGTGCGCCGCATGAAACAGCAATTGCAGAAAAATTCGATAAACCAGTTTTTATCACACACTATCCACTAGAGATTAAAGCATTTTATATGAAACCAGACCCTGATAGAGAAAATGTTGCTCTTTGTGCTGATTTAATTGCACCAGAAGGTTATGGTGAAATTATTGGCGGCAGTCAGCGCATTGATGATTTAGAGCTAATGAAGCAGCGTTACAAAGAGCATAATCTTTCAGAAGAAGCTTACCGCTGGTATTTAGAGCTGCGGCAGTATGGTTCTGTTCCGCACTCTGGATTTGGTTTAGGTCTTGAAAGAACAGTTGCGTGGATAGCTGGAGTAGAGCACGTGAGGGAGACGATTCCGTTTCCTCGATTACTCAATCGATTGTATCCTTAATACTTCAGAACATCTCCCCCCTTTTTTTGGGGGGTTTTCTATTAAATTAGAGTAAGGAAAGGAGAGAAAAGAATGGAGCGGTCACAAATTGTTGCATTAATGCAGTACGGTCACTCTTCCATCTCCAAGCTGTTACTGGATTATTATGCCAGGCTTGGAATTAAAGAAACGGAAATGATGCTATTACTTCATATACATCGCTTCATAGAAGATAATCATCCTTTCCCTACTCCGGTTGAATTATCAGAACGTATGTCTATTACAGACAAGGAATGCTCTGAATTATTACGTTCTTTGATAAAAAAAGACTTTTTACGAATGGAAGATAATCAAGATGAAGACCAGGTTATGTATGAAACCTATTCTCTTACCCCGCTTTATGAACGAATTATTCAAGAGATGTATCATGAAAATGAAAACGAGAGTGGGAGTGCATCTAACGAAGACGGGAAATTATATGAAATATTTGAAGAAGAATTCTCGCGGCCGTTATCTCCAATGGAATATGAAACGATAAAAGTATGGCTGGACCAAGATAAACACAAACCTGAGCTTATAAAAACAGCGCTGCGCGAAGCTGTGATTTCAGGAAAGCTCAATCTTCGCTACATAGACCGTATTTTACACGAATGGCATAAAAACGGAATAAAGTCATCCCAAGAAGCAAAAATGCATGGCGATAAATTCAGGCAGTATCAAAAAGGGAAACGGTCTGCTGGACAAGGGAAAGGGACCTTGCCGCAATATCCTAATATTAACTGGCTTGATGAATCTTAAAAAAGGAGAAAAAAGAAATGTTAACAAAAACACAAGTTCAAGAGGCTCTTTTGCATATAGGAGATATGTTTCCCGAAGCAGAATGCGAATTAACACATTCGAATCCGTTTGAACTACTTATTGCTGTTGTGTTGTCTGCTCAATGTACAGATGCCCTTGTAAACAAAGTTACCCCTGGCCTATTTGAAAAATATATAAAGCCAGAAGACTATGTAGAGGTAAGTCAGGAAGAACTAGAACAAGATATACGCTCTATTGGATTATACCGCAATAAAGCAAAAAATATAAAAAAACTATCTCAATCCTTAATCGAACAATATAACGGCGAAGTTCCGCAAACTCGCGAAGAGCTGATGAGTTTGGCAGGAGTAGGCCGTAAGACCGCCAATGTAGTAGCTTCTGTTGCATTTCATACACCGGCTATTGCTGTAGATACTCATGTAGAAAGAGTGTCAAAACGATTGGGTATATGCCGTTGGAAAGATAACGTCCGTGAAGTAGAAGAAACGTTAATGAAAAAAATTCCGAAAGAACAGTGGGCACAAACGCACCACCGGTTAATTTTTTTTGGGCGTTATCATTGTAAGGCGAAATCTCCGCAATGTCATATATGTCCGCTGCTTGACATGTGCAGAGAAGGGCAAAAGAGAATGAAAAAGCAGGAGGCTCGTCATGGTTGAGCTTGTCATTCCAAAAGAACTAGCAAAAGAACCGTTTTATACTACTCAAACTACAGTTTCTTTAACAGAAGAGGAGGCTGCTAAAGAGAATATTCTTTATATTCCTTTTATGGCGGAAATATTGTGGTACAACAATAAATTAGCATCACCTCCTTGGAATAATCCTTTAAAATATATACCAATTATTCAAAAAGAGTGGGAACGCGATCTAAAAATGTTAAACTCTTTATATGAAGAACGTAATAGAAAAGATGCGAAGCCGTTAATGATTAAGCATATTGCTTCTTTAATGAACGCGATATGGTGGATGAACCGAAGAAAAGTTCCTGCTGCGGCGTGTCAAGATGTTAAAAAAACAGCGCATGAATTACCTAAGATCCCTGTAAATGCAGGAGAAAGGCTTGTATTTTTATTAGAGACACCAGATCATTATCACAGTTTTGTGCAGTTAAAAGAATTATTTAATGAAAGTAAAAAGCAATTCGCTGTCATAAAAATTAAGGAACAACAGAAAAATTATAACAGTTAAACAATTTTAAAAAAGAGAGGAAAACCTATGACGGAAACACAAACAAAGGCTTTGACGTTATCGCTAGAAGACCTTCCTTTTTACCCGGAAGATCAAAAACGGATCAGCCGTTTAAATAAAAAAATTGAAGAATCTTCGTTTGAAGTAGCTTTTTGCGGTCATTTTTCTGCAGGGAAATCTACATTACTGAACCGTCTTTTAGGCAGTGAAATACTTCCAACTAGTCCCATTCCAACCAGTGCAAATATTATAGCCATTCAAAATGGTCCGGTTAAGTTAGAAGTGACAAATTCGATAGGAGAAGTAGAGGCATGGGAGCAAGAGATTCCCTGGAATCAAGCAAAAAAATGGGGAATGGACGGAGAGGGTATTCATTCGATAAATCTTTTTGCACCTTTGCCATTTTTGACAGAACACGGAAAAATCCTTGACACTCCGGGAGTAGATTCTACTGATCCCAACCATCAGCGTGTTACGACAGAACAGCTGTATACGACGGATATGATTGTGTATGTTTCCGATTATAATCACGTGCAGTCGGAAACAAATATCGAATTTTTAAAAAAATTAGCGAGTGAAAACAAACCTATTATTCTAGTAATTAATCAAATTGATAAACACGACAATAAGGAATTAACACTTCAATCTTTTGAAAATGCAGTTCGTAGCATGCTAGCTAAATATGAAATAAAACCTGTACAAGTATTCTTTACATCGATGAAACATGAAGAACATCCTTTTAACCAATTTGAGGAACTAGAAACATATATAAAAGCAATTATATATAACAGCACCTCGCTAATAGAGCAAAGTAAGATGATGCTTGAAAACGCTGCTGTATATCAACTAATGGAAAGAGTGGAAGAGGAAAAACATGAAAAGTTTGCAGAGTGGAAAGAGGAAATGGAAGAAAAGGGAATTAACCCAGAGGATGCGAGAAAGAGTGATCAATGGCAACAAAACCTTTTAAATATTGAAGAAGAAAAACAGGAAGCTATTCGAGCAGTATACAAAGAAAGAAATCAATTGTTTAAAAATGTTATCCTTTTTCCATATACAACCACAGAAAAGGCTCAAAATTGGCTTGAGAGCAATCAAAAGAATTTTAAAGTCGGTATGTTTTTTTCTAAAAGAAAAACAGAAGCCGAAAAACAGCATAGAATGCAATTACTGTTAGATGAACTGAATGAAAAAGTAAAAACACAGCTGCTATTCCATTTAAGAAATTTGCTCCTTCAAGCAGATACATCATTTTTAGATGACCCTGCAACTTATGAAAAAAATGTACAAGAACTTTCATTTACAGTTGATGAATCCCTTTTGCAAGCCTATGCTACTACATCTGAAATGGATCGAAATTTTGTATATACGTATACAAAAAAAGTAACAGATGAGATTGTTAAGACTATAAAGACAAAAACGAATGAATTATTTTTACAATACGAAGAATCAATCGAAAAAAAATATATGCAGCAAAAAAATGAATTAGAAAACAAGCTCCAATCATCTGATCAATGGAAAGAAGCGTGGGAAATGTGGAAAGCAGTAGAAAGAAACTATGATCTTCAATTAATTGAGCTTAAGGATTGGTTAAGCAATAGAAAAATATCTGCAAACTTTTCAGACTTGCTGCAGCAGATAGCAATGAAAGGATATCCTGACGCACAAACACTACACATTCCGATTGTACAAGAAGATGAAAGTGTTATTGCTTCAGAAGCAGTTTATTCCTCTATACCAGAGAAAAACATTACGGTAGATGACTCTTTTATGGAACATCTCCAACAGTATTTGGCACGTTTTCAGTCAAGAAAGATTTTCACAGAAGAGAAAGAGCAATTAAATGATCTAATCGATCAATATAACAATAATTCAGCCGTTATTTCATTGTTTGGTGCATTTAGTGCTGGTAAATCCAGTTTTATTAATGCGATGCTAGGAGAAGATATTTTACCTGTTTCTCCACATCCTACAACAGCAGCTGTTAATAGAGTCAAGAAAAGTACTGAAACACATCCTCATAAAACGGTCATTATTTATGTGAAGGATGAAGAGTTTTTAGATAAAGAAATAAAAGCAGCTGCAAGAGAGCTTTCTATACCGATCGACCTTTCATCCATTGAACAATGGAAAAAGCCGAACAATCAGCTTTTAAATGGATATCAAAGAATGTACGCAGATTACCTTTATACGTTGCAGCAAAGTATTAGAAAAAGAACCATACAGCCTGGAACCTTTATAACAACTACTTTAGAAGAACTGAAAGAGTGGGTAGCTAAGGAAGAAAGAGCCTGTATGATCAAAGAAGTGGTTATTTATTTTGACTGTGATTGGACGAATAAAGGACTGGAGCTAGTTGATACTCCCGGAGTAAATTCTATTCATGGCAGACATACTAATGTCGCATTTGAACAGTTAAAGCGTTCTGATGCTATATTCTATTTAACCTATTATAACCACGCTTTTTCCAAAGCAGATCAAGTATTTTTGCAGCAGATCGGACGAGCAAACGAAAACTTTGAAACGGATAAGCTGTTTTTTATTATAAATGCAGCTGACCTTGCAGCGACGCCATTTGAGTTAAACGGTGTAACAAATCATGTGAATGAGCAGCTACGTAAAAATGGAATTACAGAGCCTCGTTTATTTGCTTTGTCAAGTAAAGAAGGTTTAAAGGTAAAACAGCATCAACAAGAGGAAGAAACCAAAACAGGACAAGCTTTTTTAGCCTTTGAAGAAACATTTTCACGTTCTACATGGGACCAGCTAAAAGTGCTGCATCTTAAAAAGATACGCTCTCTATGGGAAAATATTTATGATCAAACCAATCAAATTTTAAATGCATTTTCAAACGATGAAGAGGATCTAAAGCTGCGATTGAATGAGCGTGAAGATTTGGTAAATAGATTTTTACAAAAGCTAAGTGACTTTAACTTACAGTTTTTATTGCCTTTTTTAGAAGAAGAAATCCAACAGCAATGTGCCTTTTTAAAAGAAAGAGCAGCTTTTATTGTACAAGATTACTTTCCCCACGCTGTTAATCCATCTACAGTGGCGGGTTCAACAAAAAAGCAGCAAAAAAGTCATTTAAATGGCGCAATTCAAGAATTAGAAGGTTTTGCGCGAAAATATATCTCACAGGAGCAAGAGACAATCCTCATTAGAATAGAGGAACAATTAAAAAGAAAGATGCATTCTTATTTTCAATCATTTTTGGAAAAAGAATCCGAGAAAACATTGCACTTCATTCCGCCTTCGCTCTCCGTTGATCTAAGTAATAAGATCATGACATATGATGATGTAAATTTTAATAAAGGATCATTAATGGATATTTATCACTCAAACAAAGATTTCTTCGAAAATAAAAAAGTATTAATATTAAAAGAAAAAGTGACAGGCGAGGTTCAAAAAGAAACAAATGAGCTGCTAGATCATTTTGAAAGAGAAGCATGCGAGCGTATCAGGGATTATATTAAAGAATTAAATGAGCTCGGAAAAAATAAGCTGGAAAATGAAGCCCGTAAAGAAACCGAGCGGGCAGCTTGGATGTTTGATATATCAAGAAGAAAAGAATTAGAGGAAGAATACAGCTTTATAAAAGAAGCTCTTTTCCGTTAATTATTCAAAAAGCCACCTGGTAAGCTGTTTGATAGAGCTTATCAGGTGGCTTTTAGTATTAGTCATTATCTGCCTCGTCATCGTCAGTATCCGGTTCCGAATTGTTGTCTTCTTCTGCATTTTCTTCATTATTGTTTTCATTTTCATCGTCATCGTCTAATGGGAGGTCTTCTAATGGATCTTCATCGTTTTCATCATTTCCATTTCCATTACCGTTTTCATTCCCATTCCCATTGTCGTTCCGATTCCCATTTTCATTCCCATTTTCATTTTCATTATTTCTACCGTCCTCATTTGGTATATCATTATCACTTGGCGCTTCTTCGTCGTTTTCTCTTTCGTCTTCCTCATTTTGGTCTTGGTTTTCGTCTGATTCTTCATCAAGCTCATCGGAATCAGGTATGCTGACCTGAACTTCAGCTGAGTCACTGGAATCGTCTGGACCTTCTTGATTGATCACGGTAACTCTAAATTGATGTGTTGTTCCTTTTTCAGGATTGGAAAGCGAATAAGTCATTTCATTTTGTGTATTGATGGACTGATAATCTTCATTATCCACCCGATGTTCAATTTCAAAGGCTCTGCCCTCTAATTCTTCTTCATCATAATTCCAGCTTAATTGTATCTCATCTGTTTCTTCATTATAAACTGCGTTTAACCCATTAATTTCACTTGGAGTTGTAAATTCTTTGGATACTTCTTCAGGGCCTGTTCCTTTTACAAAGAGTTCTGTGATAGCCTCAGAAGAAGGTGTAAACGGACTTGCTCGTTTTCCAGTACTTTTTTCAATTTGTATTTCTTCTACAGAATCTGGTTTTGCAAAATCAGGAGTGTCTATATCTTCTGATACATTACTCATAATAAGCCGGAAAATCTCTTTAGCAATATCACTTTCATCATTGATGAGATAATTTTCCCCTCTTCTTCCACTAAATCCTGTCCATACAGAAGCTGTATACTGCGTGGTATACCCAGAAAACCATACATCAGGGTCACCGCCTGATGGTATGTTAAATTGTTGATGCTCTTTATCTGTGAAGTTGGTCGTTCCTGTTTTTCCTGCTACAGGTAAACCGGGTATATTAGCTGCACGACCTGTCCCTCTACTGTCTGTTAGAACGTCTTTCAACATATCAGTAATCATGTAAGCTGTATAATCACTCATGGCAGAGGTGGATTCTGGTTCTAAATTAATTTCGCGGCCATCTGGAAATTCAATCTTTCTAACAGCGTAAGGTTCTGTATACTGTCCATTATTACCAAATGCTGCGTATGCGCCAGCCATATCAAGGCTGGATACACCTTCATTGACTCCGCCAAGTGCTGCAGCTTCGTTTACTTCTTCCATTGGAATACCTAATCCACGAACGAAATCACCAGCTTCTTCTAGTCCTGTTTGCTGAAGGGCTTTAACAGCAGGAATGTTTAATGAGCGAACAAGAGCTTCACGCATACTAACATTTCCTGCATAATTCCCAGAGTAGTTCGTGATTTCTTGCCCGTTTGAATACTGATGAGGTGCATCTTCTAATTGATGATACGTGGACCACTCGTTATGTTCAATGGCAGGACCATAATCCAATAATGGTTTGATGGTAGAACCTGGCTGGGCATTGGAACGGGCAGCGTAGTTCAGCCCTCTAGCCACGTCCTGGCCTTGACGATTTCCCACCATCGCTTTTATAGCACCAGTCTGGGTGTCAAGCAGGGTAAACCCGACTTGAAAATCATCATTTTCTGGGTAGTTGTTAATATGCTGATTTGTTTGTATTACTTCTTCTGCAAAATCTTGAGCATTTGTATCTAAGGTTGTGTGTACTTTTAGGCCGCTCGAATAAATATCAGAAGACGTAATTCCATCCACTTCTTCAAGTTCATTTTGGACTTGAGTAATGAAAGAGTCGTAAACGACGCCTTCTTCGGTAGGTGAAAAATCAAGCTGCTCTTCTACTGAAACACTTTTAGCTTGCTGGGCGTCTTCGTCGGAAATAAAGTTATGTTCTGCCATTAAATCTATCACTCGATCGCGCCGGTCTTGTGCAGCATCTGGGTTCTGAGTAGGATCGTAATAGCTTGGTCTTCGTGGAATGGCTGCTAATAA
This DNA window, taken from Alteribacillus bidgolensis, encodes the following:
- a CDS encoding dynamin family protein, translated to MTETQTKALTLSLEDLPFYPEDQKRISRLNKKIEESSFEVAFCGHFSAGKSTLLNRLLGSEILPTSPIPTSANIIAIQNGPVKLEVTNSIGEVEAWEQEIPWNQAKKWGMDGEGIHSINLFAPLPFLTEHGKILDTPGVDSTDPNHQRVTTEQLYTTDMIVYVSDYNHVQSETNIEFLKKLASENKPIILVINQIDKHDNKELTLQSFENAVRSMLAKYEIKPVQVFFTSMKHEEHPFNQFEELETYIKAIIYNSTSLIEQSKMMLENAAVYQLMERVEEEKHEKFAEWKEEMEEKGINPEDARKSDQWQQNLLNIEEEKQEAIRAVYKERNQLFKNVILFPYTTTEKAQNWLESNQKNFKVGMFFSKRKTEAEKQHRMQLLLDELNEKVKTQLLFHLRNLLLQADTSFLDDPATYEKNVQELSFTVDESLLQAYATTSEMDRNFVYTYTKKVTDEIVKTIKTKTNELFLQYEESIEKKYMQQKNELENKLQSSDQWKEAWEMWKAVERNYDLQLIELKDWLSNRKISANFSDLLQQIAMKGYPDAQTLHIPIVQEDESVIASEAVYSSIPEKNITVDDSFMEHLQQYLARFQSRKIFTEEKEQLNDLIDQYNNNSAVISLFGAFSAGKSSFINAMLGEDILPVSPHPTTAAVNRVKKSTETHPHKTVIIYVKDEEFLDKEIKAAARELSIPIDLSSIEQWKKPNNQLLNGYQRMYADYLYTLQQSIRKRTIQPGTFITTTLEELKEWVAKEERACMIKEVVIYFDCDWTNKGLELVDTPGVNSIHGRHTNVAFEQLKRSDAIFYLTYYNHAFSKADQVFLQQIGRANENFETDKLFFIINAADLAATPFELNGVTNHVNEQLRKNGITEPRLFALSSKEGLKVKQHQQEEETKTGQAFLAFEETFSRSTWDQLKVLHLKKIRSLWENIYDQTNQILNAFSNDEEDLKLRLNEREDLVNRFLQKLSDFNLQFLLPFLEEEIQQQCAFLKERAAFIVQDYFPHAVNPSTVAGSTKKQQKSHLNGAIQELEGFARKYISQEQETILIRIEEQLKRKMHSYFQSFLEKESEKTLHFIPPSLSVDLSNKIMTYDDVNFNKGSLMDIYHSNKDFFENKKVLILKEKVTGEVQKETNELLDHFEREACERIRDYIKELNELGKNKLENEARKETERAAWMFDISRRKELEEEYSFIKEALFR
- a CDS encoding penicillin-binding protein 1A, producing the protein MSDNYRSRQERRKAQESAKRNHKKPDKEKQPKRSIWRKVFISLLIAGIILLTAGTITTVAIISKAPALDPDELVFSQAAEIYDQNGEEITRLQAGENRDLIDINELPEHAKSAFVAIEDVRYYDHFGIDIRRLFGALAANITGGFGAEGASTITQQVVKNAFLSTDKTITRKVQEQYLAIRLEQQYSKNQILEMYLNLIYFNQGAYGIGEASKIYFNKSDITELTIEDAALLAAIPRRPSYYDPTQNPDAAQDRRDRVIDLMAEHNFISDEDAQQAKSVSVEEQLDFSPTEEGVVYDSFITQVQNELEEVDGITSSDIYSSGLKVHTTLDTNAQDFAEEVIQTNQHINNYPENDDFQVGFTLLDTQTGAIKAMVGNRQGQDVARGLNYAARSNAQPGSTIKPLLDYGPAIEHNEWSTYHQLEDAPHQYSNGQEITNYSGNYAGNVSMREALVRSLNIPAVKALQQTGLEEAGDFVRGLGIPMEEVNEAAALGGVNEGVSSLDMAGAYAAFGNNGQYTEPYAVRKIEFPDGREINLEPESTSAMSDYTAYMITDMLKDVLTDSRGTGRAANIPGLPVAGKTGTTNFTDKEHQQFNIPSGGDPDVWFSGYTTQYTASVWTGFSGRRGENYLINDESDIAKEIFRLIMSNVSEDIDTPDFAKPDSVEEIQIEKSTGKRASPFTPSSEAITELFVKGTGPEEVSKEFTTPSEINGLNAVYNEETDEIQLSWNYDEEELEGRAFEIEHRVDNEDYQSINTQNEMTYSLSNPEKGTTHQFRVTVINQEGPDDSSDSAEVQVSIPDSDELDEESDENQDQNEEDERENDEEAPSDNDIPNEDGRNNENENGNENGNRNDNGNGNENGNGNGNDENDEDPLEDLPLDDDDENENNNEENAEEDNNSEPDTDDDEADND
- the asnS gene encoding asparagine--tRNA ligase, translating into MKTTIQHIGNYKGEKVRIGGWIANKRSSGKIAFLQLRDGTGYIQGVIVKSEVDEKLFQTAKNLPQESAVYVEGTVQEDERSPSGYELQVSSLEVIHESTDYPITPKEHGTEFLMDHRHLWIRSKKQHAILRIRNEIINATYEFFRKEGFIKVDPPILTGSSAEGTTNLFHTKYFDEDAYLSQSGQLYMEAAAMAFNRVFSFGPTFRAEKSKTRRHLIEFWMIEPEMAFVDHNESLVIQEQYVTHVVQSVLEKCQLELKALGRNTSILEKIQAPFPRITYDKAVEMLQKEGHEITWGEDFGAPHETAIAEKFDKPVFITHYPLEIKAFYMKPDPDRENVALCADLIAPEGYGEIIGGSQRIDDLELMKQRYKEHNLSEEAYRWYLELRQYGSVPHSGFGLGLERTVAWIAGVEHVRETIPFPRLLNRLYP
- the nth gene encoding endonuclease III, which encodes MLTKTQVQEALLHIGDMFPEAECELTHSNPFELLIAVVLSAQCTDALVNKVTPGLFEKYIKPEDYVEVSQEELEQDIRSIGLYRNKAKNIKKLSQSLIEQYNGEVPQTREELMSLAGVGRKTANVVASVAFHTPAIAVDTHVERVSKRLGICRWKDNVREVEETLMKKIPKEQWAQTHHRLIFFGRYHCKAKSPQCHICPLLDMCREGQKRMKKQEARHG
- a CDS encoding YpoC family protein, which encodes MVELVIPKELAKEPFYTTQTTVSLTEEEAAKENILYIPFMAEILWYNNKLASPPWNNPLKYIPIIQKEWERDLKMLNSLYEERNRKDAKPLMIKHIASLMNAIWWMNRRKVPAAACQDVKKTAHELPKIPVNAGERLVFLLETPDHYHSFVQLKELFNESKKQFAVIKIKEQQKNYNS
- a CDS encoding DnaD domain-containing protein; the encoded protein is MERSQIVALMQYGHSSISKLLLDYYARLGIKETEMMLLLHIHRFIEDNHPFPTPVELSERMSITDKECSELLRSLIKKDFLRMEDNQDEDQVMYETYSLTPLYERIIQEMYHENENESGSASNEDGKLYEIFEEEFSRPLSPMEYETIKVWLDQDKHKPELIKTALREAVISGKLNLRYIDRILHEWHKNGIKSSQEAKMHGDKFRQYQKGKRSAGQGKGTLPQYPNINWLDES